In a genomic window of Besnoitia besnoiti strain Bb-Ger1 chromosome XI, whole genome shotgun sequence:
- a CDS encoding hypothetical protein (encoded by transcript BESB_020260), with product MPRLGARVSSLLRRAVLLAAAVCVCAWASQRASAFQAVIELTPGERRCLGEQLSKHVLVVGEFHITYPLAASAQGGGMLVVAHDPVNSTPIFKQQGKDHVRTAFTTALTGTHTFCVSNTGKLRLVVDAQMIWGPEARDYSQIAKAEHLDEVMVQLLRLQDRLKLYHANVLYMREKESKMRAASDGTASRLMTFCIVNMLLLVLAALASAYYFKRFFRSKKII from the coding sequence ATGCCGCGTCTGGGCGCGCgggtctcctcgctgctgcgccgcgcggttctgctggcggcggcggtgtgcgtgtgcgcgtggGCGTCGCAGCGCGCAAGCGCGTTCCAGGCGGTGATTGAGTTGACGCCGGGCGAGCGACGGTGTCTGGGGGAGCAGCTGTCGAAGCACGTGTTGGTGGTTGGCGAGTTCCACATCACGTatccgctggcggcctccgcgcagggcggaggcATGCTCGTCGTGGCGCACGACCCGGTGAACTCGACGCCGATCTTCAAGCAGCAGGGCAAAGACCACGTGCGGACAGCCTTCACGACGGCGCTGACCGGGACGCAcaccttctgcgtctccaaCACCGGCAAGCTGCGCCTCGTGGTCGACGCGCAGATGATCTGGGGCCCGGAGGCCCGCGACTACAGTCAGATCGCCAAGGCGGAGCACCTCGACGAGGTCATGgtgcagctcctccgcctccaggACCGACTGAAACTGTACCACGCCAACGTCCTCTACatgcgcgagaaggaaagcaagatgcgcgccgcgagcgacggtACCGCCAGCCGACTCATGACTTTCTGCATCGTCAACatgcttctcctcgtcctcgctgcgctggcctccgccTACTACTTCAAACGCTTTTTCAGATCCAAAAAAATCATCTAG
- a CDS encoding hypothetical protein (encoded by transcript BESB_020300), giving the protein MVRRKEGLDDDGDDVSSAVMMPFIFMLHLFFPAALTVSSSGVAPSRTPLPLSHHLSSYPPRRRICRACLAPASDSAFLILRRGQGTSGGVPLPLRRALKSPPYGGSLPSKRAGSHAVFLPSVAPVTPSRRSPAFAACSLNLGSSSSLGFQLRPAIWLPPALNATRRGLVSDGLCAASLRRFCDPVRISKAVGSRLNPTQPLSSSVAGVCGFASPPSTGVASSVRGHSSSASARSSSSSVVSACSAPRCFFGCPLPGRRGQPAFFAASSSFAVPPFGLGVSGFISSSAWELHRGRGRREMESPLSRETCADGSFSPLWVAGEWGASFSPASSRPSSPPLSPHASPCSFILAPLVCVASQLGDDEQLRNSPAAAYPARRTLSSSRFASPPSAAGESTPHGPCGAVSPAPPSSSPSFFSAQTASLRPVGGAGGAPAAQAGGVPLPVKSLHFDVVDSTQKWCLRNLGDLCATHGLSPSAWVAVSASRQTAAVGTRDRASLQEKKWVSPSNNVSVTYVIPWPVALASRLLSFAQTASVAVCRVLAEYGLRGQIKWINDVFVDGKKICGILCHNPAFVLPSPGPPAGSPVHHSTVSSSWPSPHSPSTASPPVAGARSRSSAASWALCDDGERYWAVLVGVGINVERKPAAAEMSVKQAVTSMAEELARAGRGGGLRPNGEAGAARKKLEAATPAREPRDFAFHAQTQAFGEEREGFEEREDKERKSDSRGAAGGCPEALDSGGSPSESGLDMHSIRASLDAHMYESFSVLRREGFRALRPFVLSRLAWLGDYVELEDEVCEPSPASSGSVLSPVKFPGSLSAKHLPRESRSHAGGDEEADGEDEVFTDLDGVAESRAFAGGCDASTYPSGWTQSLGTPAGKQGRSLLAAGILQGLDDDGAILIRMTDGRTQKFLGGHLVRP; this is encoded by the coding sequence ATGGTTAGACGAAAAGAAGGGCTCGACGACGATGGAGACGATGTGAGTTCTGCCGTGATGATGCCCTTCATATTCATGCTGCATCTGTTCTTCCCAGCAGCCCTCACGGTTTCCTCATCTGGTGTCGCCCCCTCTCGgactcctctccctctctctcatCATCTTTCTTCTtatccgcctcgccgtcgcatcTGCAGAGCCTGTCTTGCACCTGCCTCGGATTCCGCGTTTTTAATCTTGCGAAGAGGCCAGGGAACGTCGGGTGgcgtgcctctgcctctgcggcgggcgctcaAGTCGCCCCCCTACGGGGGATCGCTGCCTTCGAAAAGAGCGGGAAGTCACGCAGTTTTCTTGCCTTCTGTGGCCCCTGTTACCCCATCTAGGCGATCCCCTGCCTTTGCCGCTTGTTCCTTGAATCTaggctcttcctcctcgttaGGTTTTCAGCTGAGGCCGGCGATATGGTTGCCGCCAGCGCTGAACGCCACTCGTCGGGGTCTCGTGTCTGACGGCCTGTGCGCTGCAAGCTTGAGACGGTTTTGTGACCCTGTCCGCATCTCAAAGGCGGTAGGCAGTCGCCTAAACCCAACACAgccgctgtcttcttctgtgGCGGGCGTTTGTGGGTTCGCGAGTCCCCCGTCCACGGGCGTTGCCTCGTCTGTTCGAGGCCACagttcctctgcctctgcgcgttcttcgtcttcttctgtggTTTCTGCGTgttcggcgcctcgctgttTCTTCGGCTGTCCGCTTCCTGGGCGTCGCGGTCAGCCTGCGTttttcgccgcgtcgtcgtctttcgCTGTTCCGCCGTTTGGCCTGGGTGTGTCTGGATTCatttcctcgtctgcgtggGAGCTgcacagaggccgcggacggagagagaTGGAGTCTCCGCTTTCGCGCGAGACCTGCGCAGACggttccttctcgcctttgTGGGTCGCGGGCGAGTGGGGGGCGTCGttctcgccggcctcctcgcgcccttcgtctccgcctctctcgccacACGCGTCTCCGTGCTCATTTATTCTTGCGCCTCTTGTGTGCGTCGCTTCGCAACTGGGCGACGATGAGCAGCTGCGAAactcgccggcagccgcgtATCCTGCCCGGCGCACTCTGTCGTCTTCGCgtttcgcttctccgccttccgcagcaggcgagtcCACGCCGCATggcccctgcggcgctgtctcccccgcgccgccttcctcttcgccctccttcttttccgcacagactgcgtctctgcgccccGTCGGGGGTGCTGGAGGCGCCCCGGCGGCCCAGGCGGGCGGGGTCCCGCTGCCGGTGAAGTCGCTGCACTTTGACGTCGTGGACAGCACGCAGAAGTGGTGTTTGAGGAACTTGGGCGACTTGTGCGCGACGCACGGGttgtcgccttccgcgtggGTGGCGGTgagcgcgtcgcggcagaCGGCCGCAGTGGGgacgcgcgaccgcgcgagtctgcagGAGAAGAAGTGGGTCTCCCCGTCCAACAACGTCTCCGTGACCTATGTGATCCCGTGGCCAGTCGCTCtggcctcgcggctgctgagcTTTGCGCAGACTGCCTCGGTGGCAGTCTGCAGAGTGCTCGCCGAGTacgggctccgcggccaAATCAAATGGATCAACGACGTTTTCGTGGACGGGAAGAAGATCTGCGGCATCCTCTGCCACAACCCCGCATTTGTCTTGCCTTCGCCGGGCCCGCCCGCAGGCAGTCCCGTACACCACTCaactgtctcctcgtcgtggCCGTCGCCTCACAGCCCCTCCACTGCCTCGCCCCccgtggcgggcgcgcgctcCCGCTCGTCCGCAGCCAGTTGGGCTCtctgcgacgacggcgagcggtACTGGGCAGTCCTCGTGGGGGTGGGAATCAACGTCGAGAGGAaacccgcggccgccgaaaTGTCGGTGAAGCAGGCCGTCACATCGATGGCTGAGGAGCTCGCGAGagcggggcgaggcggggggTTGAGGCCAaacggcgaggcaggcgccgcgcgaaagaagctcgaggcagcgacgcccgcgcgcgagccacgcgATTTCGCCTTCCACGCACAGACGCAGGCCTTCGGCGAGGAAAGGGAAGGCttcgaggagagagaagataAAGAACGAAAGTCTGAtagcagaggcgcagcaggtgGGTGTCCTGAAGCCCTTGACTCAGGAGGCTCCCCCTCGGAGTCGGGCTTAGACATGCACTCAATACGCGCCTCCCTTGACGCCCACATGTATGAGAGTTTTTCCGTGCTGCGACGGGAAGGGTTCAGAGCGCTGCGGCCTTTTGTTCTGTCCCGGCTCGCTTGGCTGGGCGATTACGTCGAGCTCGAGGATGAAGTCTGTGAGCCTTCGCCCGCGAGTTCAGGTTCTGTCCTCTCCCCAGTGAAATTTCCTGGATCTCTTTCGGCGAAGCACCTGCCGCGTGAATCTCGCTCGCACGCggggggagacgaagaggcagacggtGAGGACGAGGTCTTTACGGACCTCGACGGCGTGGCGGAGAGTCGAGCCTTtgctggcggctgcgacgcgagCACCTATCCCTCCGGATGGACGCAGAGTCTGGGGACTCCAGCGGGAAAACAAGGCAGaagtcttctcgccgcgggcATTCTTCAAGGCCTCGACGATGATGGCGCCATCCTGATTCGCATGACGGACGGGCGAACGCAGAAATTTCTCGGCGGCCACCTCGTCAGGCCCTAA
- a CDS encoding hypothetical protein (encoded by transcript BESB_020270), whose protein sequence is MEPPRRRRHTDDEPLPLPSAVSLFFVSSDLAFPQASCAPASSSGSAGSSLVASGGGSEALTGPSKPLPLERRTPLASRPSPRSSASSTGPRGAHAPPPLRAAAVCAEASGKRSSRRLSSSSAQREAARADENERPLASTRPRRRRSSGTASDAGRGKRSREHEETGGQSGAQLPSLASRIPATLGADEGAPFSPASQPSSAALASASAQPALAPAASLPVRPLSRRSQGGSPPSDPSSPRASSEEEAKDLAATPEGSGPNIPLASSRSPSASAASSPRGTSSPLSRRLSLSPRYSNFSAASPLLRRGRRGVKVSLAADSASDLDLPASFLLAPASTEEKKRCEPVSLAALERRDPAPGGRRVDWISPPSSSPPSAPAVGASASSSSSKSSLRVDRCATCGCAVFVSPAPSAADAEESSQGLLPRAPTARRAPEASDGAGHAGDQYLSEDFDQETARLVTQPRPGAWGETQESDTAGNESRTALASRRRLKSAQEAKQNDRRPQCTACRSRVYIQAFFDDLRSLASGFHSSLRSLTRAVALSPQAASLRAGGEGRRKRRLSVERGSGLSAKNALSAGSASSHAGPALSSTGACSCGVCASFLVASAEREAFRDEGRSQARSEAGRREGVSESFADEACEEGGAAAGGACEGSEGTQRPNPPPQAQSLACLLRAARRHCGALEDRLGRLPGGAAATHAGLREEAHNRGVSGEEKRDLSVNDQVSAQSLRRVLEALHQVNELKLERLVQSIAGKGGNLALALGDRLEDLSTPLPGFHTSVALLLGSSARAPVASLAPKNAARGGHAEEARCVSVPGGADAWNASSAPSFPSGSAKSASSADCRFGPGGIGGTDAVLSLRAGSLPTPAASGARRRKRPGEPSSLAGWLSSPRNLGSTFLSASLGSVASSAPLQGLNAAGGELAAAGEPAADVSPSSLAFLQPRPASLLGSSPLASGAPRAFSTCLDGARGLPPCGGAEAPAGPRGDAGDALVSAPAPPSDGQERRKKRASATSQSPGTRLKSLGLSAETLRMLGPLSKQKTNAGAPGCE, encoded by the exons ATGGAgccccctcggcgccggcgccacaccgacgacgagccgctgcctctccccTCGGCCGTCTCCCTGTTCTTCGTCTCATCCGACTTGGCTTTTCCTCAAGCCTcatgcgcgcctgcgtcctcttcggGTTCTGCAGGGTCTTCCCTCGTCGCGTCTGGCGGGGGTTCTGAGGCCCTCACGGGGCCTTCGAAGCCGCTCCCGCTCGAGCGCCGaacgcctctcgcctcgcgtccgtcgccgcgctcgagcgcctcctccacgggCCCCAGAGGCGCCCACGCACCCCCGCCccttcgcgcggctgcagtgTGTGCGGAGGCGTCCGGAAagcggagctcgaggcggctctcttcttcttcggcacAGAGGGAGGCTGCCCGCGCCGACGAGAACGAACGCCCGTTGGCTTCGACTCGCCCGAGGAGACGTCGGTCCAGCGGCACCGCGAGTGACGCCGGCCGGGGGAAGAGAAGCAGGGAGCACGAAGAAACTGGGGGGCAGAGTGGCGCGCAGCTtccctccctcgcgtcgcgcATACCCGCTACCCTAGGTGcggacgagggcgcgcccttctcgcccgcCAGTCAgccttcttctgccgctttggcgtccgcgtctgcgcagccggcgctcgcgccggctgcaTCGCTGCCGGTGAGGCCTCTGTCTCGTCGATCCCAGggaggctcgccgccgtcagACCCGAGCTCTccacgcgcgtcttctgaagaggaggcgaaggatcttgcggcgacgccggaaGGAAGCGGTCCAAACATTccgctcgcgtcttcgcggtctccttctgcttccgccgcgtcttctccgcgggggacgtcgtcgccgctctctcgtcggctctctctctcgccgcgctaCTCAAacttctccgcggcgtcgcccctgctgcgccgcggccgccgaggcgtcaaggtctctctcgcggctgaCAGCGCAAGCGACCTCGATCTCCCTGCCTCGTTCTTGCTGGCGCCGGCTTcgacagaagagaagaaaagatgcGAACCCGTTAGCTTGGCCGCGCTAGAGAGGAGAGACCCCGCGCCGGGCGGCAGGAGGGTAGACTGGATCTCcccgccctcgtcttcgcccccctccgcgcctgccgtgGGCGCTTcagcttcctcttcgtcctcaaAATCGAGTCTCCGCGTCGACAGATGCGCCACCTGCGGGTGCGCCGTCTTCGTGTCCCCCGCGCCTTCGGCAGccgacgccgaagagagTTCCCAGGGTCTcctcccgcgggcgccgaccgcgcgcagagcgccggAAGCTTCAGATGGCGCAGGCCACGCAGGCGACCAGTATCTCAGTGAAGACTTCGAtcaggagacggcgaggctggTGACCCAACCGAGGCCGGGCGCGTGGGGGGAGACGCAAGAGAGTGACACCGCGGGAAATGAGTCGAGGACGGCTCTggcctctcgtcgccgcctcaaATCCGCGCAAGAGGCAAAGCAGAACGACCGCCGGCCTCAGTGCACCGCGTGCCGCAGTCGAGTGTACATCCAGGCCTTTTTCGACGacctgcgcagcctcgcctcgGGATTCCACTCGAGTCTGCGTTCGCTGACGCGCGCTgtggcgctgtcgccgcaggcggcatcGCTTCGTGCGGGGGGAGAaggcagaagaaagcggcgtctctctgtggAGCGGGGCTCTGGTCTGAGCGCGAAAAACGCGCTGTCTGCCGGGTCCGCCTCTTCTCACGCCGGGCCGGCGTTGAGTTCCACGGGGGCCtgctcctgcggcgtctgcgcctcgttCCTCGTCGCGTCCGCAGAGCGTGAGGCTTTTAGAGACGAAGGGCGCTCGCAGGCCCGGAGCGAGGCAGGAAGAAGGGAGGGTGTGAGCGAGTCCTTTGCAGACGAGGCatgcgaggagggcggcgccgcggcgggcggagccTGCGAGGGCTCTGAGGGCACGCAGCGCCCGAATCCCCCTCCCCAGGCGCAGTCCCTGGCGTGTCTCcttcgagctgcgcggcggcatTGTGGGGCCCTCGAAGACCGGTTGGGAAGACTCCCAGGgggggcggctgcgacgcacGCTGGACTGAGGGAGGAGGCACACAACAGAGGGgtgagcggcgaggagaagagagatcTCAGCGTCAACGACCAGGTGTCCGCGcagagtctccgccgcgtcctcgaggCCCTACACCAGGTGAACGAACTGAAATTGGAGAGGCTGGTGCAAAGCATCGCCGGGAAAGGCGGAAACCTGGCGCTTGCTCTCGGAGACAG ACTCGAAGACCTTTCCACGCCTCTGCCGGGGTTTCACACATCGGTGGCGCTTCTTCTGGgttcgtctgcgcgcgcgcctgtcgcgtctctcgcgccgaaGAATGCAGCACGAGGGgggcacgcagaggaggcgcgctgtgtgtctgtgcctGGGGGGGCGGATGCCTGGAATGCCTCGTCCGCGCCATCGTTTCCTTCGGGCTCTGCGAAGAGTGCGAGTTCGGCTGACTGTCGCTTCGGTCCTGGAGGCATTGGAGGCACCGATGccgtcctctccctgcgcgcAGGCTCTTTGCCCACCCCAGCAGCTTCTGGCGCAcgacggaggaagaggccTGGAGAGCCTTCCTCTCTGGCTGGCTGGCTGTCGTCGCCCAGAAACCTCGGTTCGACCTTTTTGTCTGCCTCCCTCGGCAgcgtcgcttcctctgcgcccctCCAAGGCCTGAACGCCGCAGGAGGAGAacttgctgctgctggcgagcCCGCTGCCGAcgtctccccctcctcgctAGCGTTTCTTCAGCCGAGGCCTGCGTCCCTTCTGGGCTCTTCCCCGCTCGCTTCTGGTGCGCCGCGTGCCTTTTCTACATGCCTCGACGGAGCGCGAGGGCTTCcgccctgcggaggcgcagaggcgccggcaggcccgcgaggcgacgcgggagacgcgctgGTGAGCgcacctgcgccgccgagcgacggccaggagagaaggaagaagagggctTCAGCCACGAGTCAGTCTCCAGGGACGCGCCTCAAGAGCCTCGGCTTATCTGCGGAGACGCTTCGCATGCTGGGGCCCCTGTCGAAACAGAAAACAAATGCGGGCGCCCCAGGCTGCGAATGA
- a CDS encoding mu1 adaptin (encoded by transcript BESB_020290), producing the protein MAGASAVFILDLKGKVIISRDYRGDVSLTAAAERFQQNVVELDDPLLIKPIFLDDGVTYAWIQYSNVYLLAVTKRNSNAMMLLAFLYKLSEVLREYFKELEEESIRDNFVITYELLDEIMDNGFPQSTEVKVLREFIKNEAHQLSVDALRPPTAITNAVSWRSDGIFHKKNEVFLDVVEKLNLLVSSNGTVLRSEILGSLRMKSFLSGMPELKLGLNDKLLLETSGRTLSKGKAIEMEDIKFHQCVRLARFENDRTISFIPPDGEFELMSYRLNTQVKPLIWIDAVVDTGRSATRIEYMIKARSQFKSRSVASGVEIHVPVPPDADSPHFKTSIGTVKYLPEKDLMVWFIKQFQGQRDFVMTATFGLPSVGVDSRDAYLKKPINVKFEIPYFTVSGITVRYLKIIEKSGYQALPWVRYITQNGEYQLRLS; encoded by the coding sequence ATGGCAGGGGCTTCGGCCGTGTTTATACTGGATCTGAAGGGCAAGGTGATCATTAGCCGGGACTACCGCGGTGACGTGTCACtgacggcggctgcggagcggTTTCAGCAGAATGTGGTGGAGCTGGACGATCCCCTGTTGATCAAGCCGATCTTTCTCGACGATGGCGTGACGTATGCGTGGATTCAGTACAGCAACGTGTACCTGCTGGCGGTCACGAAGCGTAATTCGAACGCGATGATGCTTCTGGCCTTTCTGTACAAGCTGTCCGAGGTGCTGCGCGAGTACTTCAaggagctcgaggaagaaagcATCCGCGACAACTTCGTGATCACCTACGAGCTGCTGGACGAGATCATGGATAACGGCTTCCCGCAAAGCACCGAAGTCAAGGTCCTGCGCGAGTTCATCAAAAACGAGGCGCACCAGCTGTCTgtcgacgcgctgcggccgccgacggccATCACAAACGCCGTCTCCTGGCGCTCGGATGGCATTTTTCACAAGAAGAACGAGGTCTTCCTCGACGTCGTGGAGAAGCTGAATCTGCTGGTGTCTTCGAACGGCACCGTCCTCCGCTCAGAGATCCTGGGGAGCCTCAGGATGAAGAGTTTCCTGTCGGGGATGCCTGAGCTGAAGCTGGGGTTGAACGACAAGCTGCTCTTGGAGACCAGCGGCCGCACTCTCTCCAAAGGCAAGGCCATTGAAATGGAAGACATCAAGTTTCACCAgtgcgtgcgcctcgcgcgcttcgaGAACGACAGGACGATCTCCTTCATCCCGCCCGACGGCGAATTCGAGCTCATGAGCTACCGCCTCAACACGCAGGTCAAGCCCCTGATTTGGAtcgacgccgtcgtcgaCACCGGtcgctcggcgacgcgcatcGAGTACATGATCAAGGCGCGGTCGCAGTTCAAAAGTCGCTCCGTGGCCAGCGGCGTGGAGATCCACGTGCCCGTGCCACCTGACGCGGACTCGCCGCACTTCAAGACGTCGATCGGCACCGTGAAGTACCTCCCCGAGAAAGATCTCATGGTGTGGTTCATCAAACAGTTTCAGGGGCAACGCGACTTCGTCATGACCGCCACCTTCGGCCTGCCCTCAGTTGGCGTCGACTCCCGTGACGCGTACCTGAAGAAGCCGATCAACGTCAAATTCGAAATACCCTACTTCACCGTCAGCGGCATCACCGTGCGCTACCTCAAAATCATCGAGAAAAGCGGATACCAGGCCCTCCCCTGGGTGCGATACATCACGCAAAACGGCGAGTATCAACTCCGACTCTCCTAA
- a CDS encoding putative ATP-dependent hsl protease ATP-binding subunit hslU (encoded by transcript BESB_020280), translating to MWRVAAYAAGHSPPGSSGGLRRQSARQAYSSSAGNPTSFSFSKRCSSPSCTTGESRNRGEQTGGRRCFRPGAGSPAPHHSDSFAARSASSSLPSSAPSSPRASLESLRASFPPPLPGSCCSADAGTRRVCLSALSSPRLSPLSQPVALSFAPRRSAGGSSSAFSLFSKRSVSFGAHAQNQPASHARVSFLLSRLSGSPVPCPSAKRFLSHSASDGDGRSEDPRQAIDGDPARNSPPRPPCGAPSIEAVGGVRTPEPGSDGEARAHSGCGSFSLRGPKTGASCRQAERGGMMSYGTLEGGRSGEKVRDSGSRQGESCSQQGRAAAEPDASSSPLLRAPRVPPGSGRPAPSALSARRPQAAEGSQRTSASSSSASSFPPLGERARANAVASAERSRVPSPLFDSSGGSAKALGGGAPCAQPEPWPPAPPAPVSAFPDAGTDSPFFSPPCAAASLRLPAAPASPAVLALPQVSLAPRNGPFRGASAPPAPSAEPDCPLSSPPPSSALPPSSALPPSSPWPPQFSPFSPSRVASFSAAPPPASSLSSPGSASPAPPPPSSGPASLSPPPPRCPAAEQGAGGSSLAVEAATKSQALCPSEMVAYLDKYIVGQADAKKAVAVALRQRWRRRQIEDEKLRDDITPKNILLIGPTGVGKTEVARRLARCIDAPFIKVEATKFTEVGFHGRDVDQIIKDLVEVAMKNQRTRLQEAMRPTAERRAETKILEALLGQMPAEEHQQWLEHLRGGALDSRRVHVDIPPARQHGAPPGVAGFDESGRDSIVADLESIIRDIDRPRHAFFTARRGARGLEARNLTVKEARKKLMQAELDAMITKDLVVQKALEAVEQEGIVFIDEIDKICTKGGRSGYNPDASDEGVQRDLLPLIEGTTVTTRYGDVRTDYILFIASGAFHCVRPSDLLAELQGRLPIRVTLKPLAEADLRDILTKTKNNLIEQNRALLQTEKVDLHFTEEAVNEIARVACEVNANVENIGARRLHTIIEKIMEDVNFAAPSMAPGMRVEIDLERVRSSVSSLLTKMDYTRFVL from the exons ATGTGGCGCGTTGCCGCTTACGCCGCTGGGCATTCTCCTCCTGGCTCGAGTGGAGGTCTCCGTCGCCAGTCTGCGCGCCAGGCGTACTCATCTTCGGCAGGCAACCCAacctctttttctttctccaAGAGGTGTTCCTCTCCATCGTGCACTACAGGCGAGAGCAGGAACCGAGGAGAGCAGACAGGGGGGCGGAGGTGCTTCCGCCCTGGCGCAGGCAGTCCAGCGCCCCACCACTCTGACAGCTTCGCAGCCCGTTCGGCGTCTTCATCGCTtccgtcttctgcgccgtcttctccgcgcgcgtcgctggagtcgctgcgcgcgtcgtttcctccgcctctccctggcagctgctgcagcgcagacgcgggcacccgccgcgtgtgtctctctgccctatcgtctcctcgtctcaGCCCTCTCTCACAGCCGGTCGCTCTCTCATTCGCCCCGCGGAGAAGTGCCGGGggctcctcttctgcgttttctctcttctccaaGAGGTCGgtctccttcggcgcgcatgcgcagaatCAGCCGGCCTCGCATGCAAGGGTCTCTTTTCTGCTATCGCGTCTGTCTGGATCGCCCGTTCCCTGCCCCAGCGCGAAAAGGTTTCTCAGCCACTCTGCGAgtgacggcgacggccgaTCCGAAGACCCGCGACAGGCGATCGACGGGGATCCGGCGCGCaactctccgccgcggcctccgtgtGGCGCCCCCAGCATCGAGGCGGTgggcggtgtacgtacaccggaGCCGGGCAGTGACGGTGAAGCGCGCGCTCACAGCGGGTGCGGAAGTTTCTCCTTGCGAGGGCCGAAAACGggcgcgagctgccgccAAGCTGAGCGAGGAGGCATGATGAGCTACGGGACTCTCGAAGGCGGCAGGAGTGGAGAGAAGGTGCGCGACTCCGGATCTCGTCAAGGCGAGTCCTGCAGTCAAcaaggccgcgccgcggcggagccagacgcgtcttcttctccgcttttgcgtgcgcctcgcgttcCCCCTGGCTCGGGGCGGCCAGCTCCttctgcgctctccgcgcggcgcccacaAGCGGCCGAGGGCAGCCAGCGgacgtctgcttcttcctcctctgcttcttcgtttcctcctctcggagagagagcgcgcgcgaacgcTGTTGCGTCCGCAGAGCGCTCGCGGgttccttcgcctctgttTGACAGTTCCGGAGGGTCCGCCAAAGCTCTCGGGGGCGGAGCTCCGTGCGCGCAGCCCGAGCCctggccgcccgcgccgcctgccccGGTTTCTGCTTTTCCCGATGCTGGGACCGACTCGCCCTTCTtttcgccgccctgcgccgccgcctcacttcgtctgccggcggcgcccgcctcgcccgccgtgCTCGCGCTTCCCCaggtctcgctcgcgccgcggaacGGGCCGTTTCGAGGCGCTtccgccccgcccgcgccgtctgccgaGCCTGActgccctctctcctctcctcctccctcttctgcgctgccgccctcttctgcgctgccgccttcttctccctggCCGCCTCAGttctcgcctttctcgccgtcgcgggttGCGTCTTTCTCGGCTGCCCCGCctcctgcttcctctctctcttctcccggttctgcgtcgcccgcgccgccgccgccctcttccggccctgcctcgctctcgcctccgcctccgcgttgcCCTGCCGCCGAGCAAGGCGCAGGTGGCTCGAGTCTTGCTGTGGAGGCCGCCACCAAGTCGCAGGCGCTCTGCCCGAGCGAGATGGTGGCGTACCTCGACAAATACATCGTGGGGCAGGCGGACGCGAAAAAAGCTGTCGCCGTGGCTCTGAGACAGAggtggagacgcagacag ATCGAGGACGAGAAGCTGAGAGACGACATCACTCCGAAGAACATTTTATTAATCGGACCCACAGGTGTTGGAAAGACTGAAGTCGCCCGGCGGCTGGCCAGATGCATCGATGCGCCGTTCATCAAG GTCGAGGCGACCAAGTTCACGGAAGTCGGGTTTCACGGCCGGGACGTGGATCAGATCATCAA AGACCTCGTTGAAGTCGCGATGAAAAACCAACGAACGAGGCTCCAGGAGGCGATGCGACCAACtgcggagcgccgcgcagagacaaagattctcgaggcgctgctgggcCAGATGCCG GCCGAAGAACATCAGCAGTGGCTGGAACACCTTCGCGGTGGCGCGCTGGACTCTCGGCGCGTCCACGTGGATATCCCCCCTGCTCGCCAgcacggcgcgccgccaggggTCGCGGGCTTCGATGAGAGCGGCAGAGATTCCA TTGTCGCAGATCTCGAGAGCATCATTCGCGACATCGACCGGCCTCGACACGCTTTCTTTACAGCGC gtcgcggcgctcgcggtctGGAGGCGCGGAACTTGACTGTGAAGGAGGCACGCAAGAAGCTGATGCAGGCGGAGCTCGACGCGATGATCACGAAG GACCTAGTTGTTCAGAAAGCTCTCGAAGCAGTCGAACAGGAAGGTATCGTCTTCATCGACGAAATCGACAAAATCTGCACCAAA GGAGGTCGGAGCGGCTACAACCCCGACGCTTCGGACGAGGGCGTGCAGCGGGATCTTCTGCCTCTGATTGAGGGAACGACAGTCACCACGAGATACGGGGACGTCAGGACAGACTATATTCTCTTCATTGCTTCAG GAGCCTTTCACTGCGTGCGCCCTAGCGACCTcctcgcggagctgcaggGGCGGCTGCCGATTCGCGTGACTTTGAAGCCTCTCGCTGAAGCAGATCTGCGTGACATTCTCACAAAGACCAAAAACAACTTGATTGAGCAGAACCGAG CGCTCCTGCAGACGGAGAAAGTAGATTTGCACTTCACGGAGGAAGCCGTCAACGAGATCGCCAGAG TTGCCTGCGAGGTTAACGCAAACGTCGAGAACAtcggggcgcggcgccttcacaCAATCATTGAAAA GATCATGGAAGACGTGAACTTTGCGGCGCCTTCCATGGCTCCCGGGATGCG AGTTGAAATCGACCTCGAGCGCGTACGGTCAAGCGTCAGTTCACTCCTGACCAAGATGGACTACACGCGGTTTGTCCTCTGA